A region from the Corticium candelabrum chromosome 14, ooCorCand1.1, whole genome shotgun sequence genome encodes:
- the LOC134189728 gene encoding uncharacterized protein LOC134189728 isoform X2, translating into MATTSVLDIQEELLGSGHKFLLTSRLTQDCLENLFSVVRLNNSVPSPVAFKCALKIISIVQFMQPLGGNRVSYQHDDTDYAVDFLSQPIQLSMNPDPELMEIEISEAKSVEELTKAECNSLFYLVGYCVHSIKKNEFERIQEWLS; encoded by the exons ATGGCAACAACTTCTGTGCTGGACATACAAGAGGAGTTGCTTGGTAGTGGACATAAGTTTCTGCTGACTTCACGCCTCACTCAAGATTGTCTTGAGAACCTTTTTAGTGTAGTAAGGCTAAACAATTCTGTACCATCACCTGTGGCTTTCAAATGTGCACTAAAAATTATCAGCATTGTTCAGTTTATGCAACCTCTAGGTGGGAATCGTGTAAGCTATCAACATGATGACACAGATTATGCTGTTGATTTCCTTTCCCAACCAATACAACTATCAATGAATCCTGATCCAGAGTTGATGGAAATTGAAATCTCAGAAGCCAAGTCTGTAGAGGAATTGACTAAAGCGGAGTGTaacagtttgttctatcttGTGGGTTATTGTGTCCATAGTATTAAGAAAAATGAG TTTGAGAGAATTCAAGAATGGCTGTCTTGA
- the LOC134189728 gene encoding uncharacterized protein LOC134189728 isoform X1 → MATTSVLDIQEELLGSGHKFLLTSRLTQDCLENLFSVVRLNNSVPSPVAFKCALKIISIVQFMQPLGGNRVSYQHDDTDYAVDFLSQPIQLSMNPDPELMEIEISEAKSVEELTKAECNSLFYLVGYCVHSIKKNEVVCDACLEYVLNSAPDHSSFATLTSLREFKNGCLEHVTEDTLMATRNVKEVLIRMAEGLTDDCVSIPHVIILREK, encoded by the exons ATGGCAACAACTTCTGTGCTGGACATACAAGAGGAGTTGCTTGGTAGTGGACATAAGTTTCTGCTGACTTCACGCCTCACTCAAGATTGTCTTGAGAACCTTTTTAGTGTAGTAAGGCTAAACAATTCTGTACCATCACCTGTGGCTTTCAAATGTGCACTAAAAATTATCAGCATTGTTCAGTTTATGCAACCTCTAGGTGGGAATCGTGTAAGCTATCAACATGATGACACAGATTATGCTGTTGATTTCCTTTCCCAACCAATACAACTATCAATGAATCCTGATCCAGAGTTGATGGAAATTGAAATCTCAGAAGCCAAGTCTGTAGAGGAATTGACTAAAGCGGAGTGTaacagtttgttctatcttGTGGGTTATTGTGTCCATAGTATTAAGAAAAATGAGGTAGTGTGTGATGCTTGCCTTGAGTATGTCTTAAATTCAGCTCCAGATCATAGCAGTTTTGCAACACTAACTAGTTTGAGAGAATTCAAGAATGGCTGTCTTGAGCATGTTACAG AAGATACTTTGATGGCTACCAGAAATGTGAAAGAGGTTTTGATACGGATGGCTGAGGGACTCACTGATGACTGTGTGTCTATCCCACATGTCATAATACTAAGAGAAAAATGA
- the LOC134190054 gene encoding uncharacterized protein LOC134190054, translating into MEFHQQLYQTMDHSLRQINSKTLPRHQFDHITSSPGYPQSNGKAESAVKTAKHIMGKAKITGSDPWLSLLDHSNTPTAGMQTSSAQRLMSRRTRTLLPTTAKLLKAQIPVDVLQELATRQAKQAHYYNKTVKDLPRLQPGQAVHIQPLNAYDHKWKPATVQRQINIRSYDVTTEDGRLLRRNRKHLRAAPATTKPKQQTTQMKTSQQSRITPATISKHTETTNVARSKRVVKKPAYLKDYVV; encoded by the coding sequence ATGGAATTTCATCAGCAGTTGTATCAGACAATGGACCACAGTTTGCGTCAGATAAATTCAAAGACTTTGCCAAGACATCAGTTTGACCATATCACTTCGAGTCCAGGGTATCCCCAATCAAATGGGAAAGCAGAAAGTGCAGTCAAAACCGCAAAACACATCATGGGAAAAGCAAAGATCACTGGGTCAGACCCATGGCTTTCACTGTTGGATCACAGCAACACGCCAACAGCAGGAATGCAAACTAGCTCAGCACAGCGACTGATGAGTAggagaaccagaactcttcTACCTACCACTGCAAAGCTACTGAAAGCTCAGATACCAGTCGATGTTCTTCAGGAACTAGCAACACGACAAGCAAAACAAGCCCATTACTATAACAAAACAGTAAAGGATCTGCCTCGCCTTCAACCTGGTCAAGCTGTCCACATACAACCACTCAACGCCTACGACCACAAGTGGAAACCAGCAACCGTTcagagacaaataaacattcGATCCTATGATGTCACTACAGAAGACGGACGACTTCTTCGCAGAAATAGAAAACATCTACGAGCAgcaccagcaacaacaaaacccaaacaacagacaacacaaatgaAGACGTCACAACAAAGCAGAATAACACCCGCAACGATCtccaaacacacagaaacaacgaaTGTCGCCCGCAGCAAACGAGTTGTGAAAAAACCTGCTTACCTGAAGGATTACGTTGTCTAG
- the LOC134190163 gene encoding uncharacterized protein LOC134190163, translating to MFGRKARLPIDVELQNPLPQPQPTTDFKQAVEKQLQMTREFADNEIVQAQHRQKRNYDDSSRGSVYKVDDYVWLYNPAIPKGLSPKLAKRYTGPFKVIKVHGSTNVSIRRPKGGRVQRIHVNRVSPCYRRMPSQTPECSTRNNHATGRASHDQRHPSSTSPEVDIHHHIDEEEAVLVRANGNAVNVPPVQVLPAQPMVPPAPPPVSRVGRRLVQPAWMRAGDYNVGYY from the coding sequence ATGTTTGGCAGAAAGGCACGTCTACCTATAGATGTGGAGCTACAGAATCCCCTTCCACAACCTCAACCAACGACTGATTTTAAGCAAGCAGTTGAGAAACAGTTACAGATGACAAGAGAATTTGCAGACAATGAGATAGTGCAAGctcaacacagacaaaaaaggAACTATGACGACAGTAGCCGTGGTTCTGTGTACAAGGTAGATGATTACGTTTGGCTGTATAACCCAGCAATACCTAAAGGATTATCTCCAAAGCTTGCTAAGCGATACACTGGACCATTCAAGGTTATAAAGGTTCATGGTAGCACCAATGTCTCTATCAGACGACCCAAAGGAGGACGTGTTCAGCGAATTCATGTCAACAGAGTGAGTCCATGTTACCGAAGAATGCCCAGCCAGACTCCAGAATGTTCTACAAGAAATAACCATGCAACCGGACGAGCTTCTCATGATCAACGTCATCCGTCATCTACATCGCCCGAGGTGGACATCCATCATCACATCGACGAGGAGGAAGCAGTCTTGGTAAGAGCCAACGGCAATGCGGTTAATGTTCCACCTGTTCAAGTCCTTCCAGCACAACCGATGGTTCCACCTGCACCTCCGCCTGTTAGTCGTGTTGGTCGCCGACTCGTTCAGCCTGCCTGGATGAGAGCCGGGGATTACAACGTTGGATATTATTGA
- the LOC134189514 gene encoding uncharacterized protein LOC134189514 yields the protein MTWPILSFSLVIAFTSFGLCQSVTYLCAEATTLCNRSSTCSSTMSTMAVACQTVYKGTGCSGECLREYQRLISGPIGIQFNGCDCQGDVGCLDRTTLFHSSCYPRQSPCAIVVDKCNGESRCRVALANFRVHCRTVLDENAKGCTLTCKNSLDILLTHSIIGEHICLCQPQDMSSCDEFAKSITLAMITCEEGPLREDDQLTEEVTEVSTAVRVTACDILFWVCCLLVTCILHSFLWESF from the coding sequence ATGACGTGGCCAATTCTGTCATTTTCACTCGTCATTGCCTTCACTTCGTTTGGTCTGTGTCAATCGGTGACGTACCTGTGTGCTGAAGCAACAACATTGTGTAACCGGAGTAGCACGTGTTCTTCTACCATGTCGACCATGGCCGTCGCTTGCCAGACTGTATACAAGGGAACGGGCTGCAGTGGAGAGTGTCTACGAGAATATCAGCGACTTATCAGTGGACCAATTGGAATTCAATTTAATGGCTGCGACTGTCAAGGAGACGTCGGTTGTCTCGATCGAACGACTTTGTTTCACAGCAGCTGCTACCCTAGGCAGTCGCCGTGTGCTATCGTAGTCGACAAGTGCAATGGTGAATCGCGTTGTAGAGTGGCTCTGGCGAACTTTAGAGTTCATTGCAGGACTGTTCTAGATGAAAACGCCAAGGGCTGCACTCTCACGTGTAAGAACTCATTGGACATTTTGCTAACGCATTCGATTATCGGTGAGcacatttgtctgtgtcaacCTCAAGACATGTCTAGCTGTGACGAGTTTGCAAAGAGTATTACTTTGGCTATGATTACGTGTGAAGAAGGCCCGCTGAGAGAAGATGACCAGCTGACAGAAGAAGTGACAGAAGTTTCAACGGCAGTGAGAGTCACCGCTTGTGACATACTCTTTTGGGTTTGTTGCCTCTTGGTGACCTGCATTCTCCATTCGTTTTTGTGGGAGTCCTTTTAG